In one Halosimplex halophilum genomic region, the following are encoded:
- a CDS encoding DUF371 domain-containing protein → MTDDAAPDGSATDESAVERDGDTDDEALVEVVRAQGHENVTAEHVSTLEFTSDDFLTPAGDCILAVEADRVPADFDDAFVDACSSHGATITATIEAGGHTHEVTGRGHPDLSFENERSHVIRTSDYVDDRTVLVGADGAAADVDRDLVAALADGADATLRLRVDPA, encoded by the coding sequence ATGACCGACGACGCCGCTCCCGACGGGTCCGCGACCGACGAGTCCGCGGTCGAGCGCGATGGCGACACCGACGACGAGGCGCTCGTCGAGGTCGTGCGCGCCCAGGGCCACGAGAACGTCACCGCCGAGCACGTCAGCACGCTGGAGTTCACCAGCGACGACTTCCTCACGCCGGCGGGCGACTGCATCCTCGCGGTCGAGGCCGACCGCGTCCCCGCGGACTTCGACGATGCGTTCGTCGACGCCTGCAGCTCCCACGGCGCGACGATCACGGCGACCATCGAGGCCGGAGGGCACACCCACGAGGTGACCGGCCGCGGCCACCCCGACCTGTCCTTCGAGAACGAGCGCAGCCACGTGATCCGGACGAGCGACTACGTCGACGACCGGACCGTCCTCGTGGGCGCCGACGGCGCGGCCGCCGACGTGGACCGCGACCTCGTGGCGGCGCTGGCCGACGGCGCCGACGCGACGCTCCGGTTGCGGGTCGACCCCGCGTGA
- a CDS encoding methyltransferase — MPVRPNVLERLALFRLDRAPSAMLDLLGAGSFRAVALAHDLGVFDALTEPHTPPALADRIDADPAALGDLLAVLAANGYVERDGEAFVRSDSTARWLTDDGEANLAPWFVFWRDVVFPFWDDHLETAVREGGPPLTIYEWLDDEPELWPTAQRGFRAAATLVVDPVADELDLPGGATTLLDLGGGHGLYAAELCERNPGLSATVFDNPAALDVAEAEARERGLTDRLTTRGGDYRTDDIGSGYDAVLLFNVLHGHDAAEVRALFERVHGALAPGGRIAVLDQFEGGGRMNVGRAAVALISLTYRATLGRGVHDADAVARWLRAAGFEGIERTGLRRDPGSELLQATRA; from the coding sequence ATGCCCGTCCGCCCGAACGTCCTCGAACGGCTCGCGCTGTTCCGTCTCGACCGCGCGCCGTCCGCGATGCTCGACCTGCTCGGGGCCGGGAGTTTCCGTGCGGTCGCGCTCGCCCACGACCTCGGCGTCTTCGACGCGCTGACCGAACCGCACACGCCGCCGGCGCTCGCCGACCGGATCGACGCCGACCCCGCGGCGCTGGGCGACCTGCTCGCCGTCCTCGCGGCGAACGGCTACGTCGAGCGCGACGGCGAGGCGTTCGTCCGGAGCGACTCGACCGCGCGCTGGCTCACCGACGACGGCGAGGCGAACCTCGCGCCGTGGTTCGTCTTCTGGCGGGACGTGGTGTTCCCGTTCTGGGACGACCACCTGGAGACGGCCGTCCGGGAGGGCGGCCCGCCGCTGACGATCTACGAGTGGCTCGACGACGAGCCCGAGCTGTGGCCGACCGCCCAGCGGGGGTTCCGGGCGGCCGCGACGCTGGTGGTCGACCCCGTGGCCGACGAACTCGACCTTCCCGGTGGCGCGACGACGCTGCTGGACCTCGGCGGCGGCCACGGCCTGTACGCGGCGGAACTCTGCGAGCGCAACCCCGGACTGTCTGCGACGGTCTTCGACAACCCCGCGGCGCTGGACGTGGCCGAGGCGGAGGCCCGCGAACGCGGCCTGACCGACCGGCTAACCACCCGCGGCGGCGACTACCGCACCGACGACATCGGGAGCGGCTACGACGCGGTCCTGCTGTTCAACGTCCTGCACGGCCACGACGCGGCCGAGGTACGGGCGCTGTTCGAGCGAGTCCACGGGGCGCTCGCACCCGGCGGACGGATCGCCGTGCTCGACCAGTTCGAGGGCGGCGGCCGGATGAACGTGGGGCGCGCGGCGGTCGCGCTGATCTCGCTGACCTACCGGGCGACGCTCGGCCGGGGCGTCCACGACGCCGACGCGGTCGCCCGCTGGCTCCGGGCGGCCGGCTTCGAGGGGATCGAGCGGACGGGGCTCCGGCGGGACCCGGGGAGCGAACTTCTCCAGGCGACCCGTGCGTGA
- a CDS encoding glycoside hydrolase family 2 protein, translating into MPSEWSGAAVDPGGGKPTPGEWQPVEVPGRPAAFAGEDRVAYRTVFDDPRDPDDDLALLELRGCYAAAEVWLNDELVAEPDAVFEPVRVPFEPEAENELVVECRAPEDRFGGIHDTDRVPADRSVPGIWWGVDVTAHPDPFVVDVDLRPRATDEGAAIDAAVEVYAGESIDDRLTLTTKPAGDRRGRGMMDRASVTAAAGERAVVEKSIEVRDPSLWWPRGMGHQHRYEVRAKLDDAARTSTTGIATVEATGGGGLRVNGEEVPVRGVALQDATVADVDRAVEVNANLVRAHAHALPEAMYDACDEAGLLVWQDLPLTGPGVFDIARGEELAERLVGTYAHHPSLAAVGVHDEPTDTFAGRVGSGLLDRLRFRYRVWRADYDRGAAEAVAEAVPDGVAVYPVVGEPGTDPDAAALYPGWDYGGVDDLEWVRERYDLDGAVGEFGAGSLPEGVDPDDADVELAGFDRAKHDAVVGGDDPEASQAYQAELVRGVAERLRTDGAPVVVANALRDAGDAGMGVYARDGTPKEAADSLASAFEPVQAFLVGASPGECDVVVANDAPEAISGTVRWEAGNESGEVDATVEAGARAVVGTVSVPESASSVELSVRVGDAGVENVYRL; encoded by the coding sequence ATGCCGAGTGAGTGGAGCGGTGCGGCGGTCGACCCCGGCGGCGGCAAGCCGACGCCCGGCGAGTGGCAGCCGGTCGAGGTCCCGGGCCGCCCGGCCGCGTTCGCCGGCGAGGACCGGGTCGCCTACCGGACCGTCTTCGACGACCCGCGCGACCCCGACGACGACCTCGCGCTTTTGGAACTGCGGGGCTGTTACGCCGCCGCCGAGGTCTGGCTCAACGACGAGCTGGTCGCCGAGCCCGACGCCGTCTTCGAGCCCGTGCGGGTGCCCTTCGAGCCCGAGGCGGAGAACGAACTCGTCGTCGAGTGCCGGGCGCCCGAGGACCGGTTCGGCGGGATCCACGACACCGACCGGGTCCCCGCCGACCGGTCGGTCCCGGGGATCTGGTGGGGCGTCGACGTGACGGCCCACCCCGACCCGTTCGTCGTCGACGTGGACCTGCGGCCGCGCGCGACCGACGAGGGGGCGGCGATCGACGCCGCCGTCGAGGTGTACGCCGGCGAGTCGATCGACGACCGGCTGACGCTCACCACCAAGCCGGCGGGCGACCGCAGGGGCCGCGGGATGATGGACCGGGCAAGCGTCACGGCGGCGGCCGGCGAGCGGGCGGTCGTCGAGAAGTCCATCGAGGTCCGGGACCCGTCGCTGTGGTGGCCCCGCGGGATGGGCCACCAGCATCGCTACGAGGTGCGCGCGAAGCTCGACGACGCCGCGCGGACGAGCACCACCGGGATCGCGACCGTCGAGGCGACCGGCGGGGGCGGCCTGCGCGTCAACGGCGAGGAGGTGCCCGTCCGCGGCGTCGCGCTGCAGGACGCGACGGTCGCGGACGTCGACCGTGCGGTCGAGGTGAACGCCAATCTCGTGCGGGCGCACGCGCACGCGCTTCCGGAGGCGATGTACGACGCCTGCGACGAGGCGGGCCTCCTCGTCTGGCAGGACCTGCCGCTGACCGGACCCGGCGTGTTCGACATCGCGCGGGGAGAGGAGCTGGCCGAGCGGCTCGTCGGGACGTACGCTCACCACCCGAGCCTGGCGGCGGTCGGCGTCCACGACGAGCCGACCGACACGTTCGCCGGGCGGGTCGGGTCGGGACTGCTCGACCGGCTGCGCTTCCGCTACCGGGTCTGGCGGGCCGACTACGACCGCGGCGCCGCCGAGGCGGTCGCCGAGGCGGTCCCCGACGGCGTCGCGGTGTACCCCGTCGTCGGCGAGCCCGGCACCGACCCCGACGCGGCTGCGCTGTACCCGGGGTGGGACTACGGCGGCGTCGACGACCTGGAGTGGGTCCGCGAGCGCTACGATCTGGACGGCGCCGTCGGCGAGTTCGGCGCGGGATCGCTGCCGGAGGGCGTCGACCCTGACGACGCGGATGTCGAGTTGGCGGGCTTCGACCGGGCGAAACACGACGCGGTCGTGGGGGGCGACGACCCCGAGGCCTCCCAGGCCTACCAGGCCGAGCTGGTCCGCGGGGTCGCCGAGCGGCTGCGGACCGACGGCGCGCCGGTCGTCGTCGCGAACGCGCTCCGGGACGCCGGCGACGCGGGGATGGGCGTCTACGCCCGCGACGGCACGCCCAAGGAAGCGGCCGACAGCCTCGCGTCGGCGTTCGAGCCGGTCCAGGCGTTCCTCGTGGGCGCCTCCCCCGGCGAGTGCGACGTGGTCGTCGCCAACGACGCGCCCGAGGCGATCTCGGGGACCGTGCGCTGGGAGGCCGGCAACGAGTCCGGCGAGGTCGATGCGACGGTCGAGGCCGGCGCCCGGGCGGTCGTCGGGACCGTCTCCGTCCCGGAGTCGGCCTCGTCGGTCGAACTCTCCGTCCGGGTCGGCGACGCCGGCGTCGAGAACGTCTACCGTTTATAA
- a CDS encoding glycosyltransferase: protein MVRTLQLVTSRRPFFEQQVEVLERNGVSCTVVPVPGESRERSLAEYARFYARVLRAARGPDIDLVHANYGLTAPAALAQPVRPVVLSLWGSDLLGPYGTLSEQCARFADEVVVMSEEMAGALDRDTTVVPHGIDTDRFAPEPREAAVDAVDWDPDARHVLFPYDTGRTEKNYPRAERVVERARTAVDAPVELHAVSGVPHEAVPTYMNAADAMLLTSEREGSPNAVKEALSCNLPVVATPVGDVPDLLSGAECSAVADTDAGLADALAAALARTTEPTGRKRAREFGLDRMGEDLLGVYERALGGDDGGIDGDDGALDGEVTAA from the coding sequence ATGGTCCGAACCCTTCAGCTGGTCACGTCGCGCAGACCGTTTTTCGAACAGCAAGTGGAGGTGCTGGAACGCAACGGCGTCTCCTGTACCGTCGTCCCGGTGCCGGGGGAGAGCCGCGAGCGGTCGCTGGCGGAGTACGCCCGCTTCTACGCCCGCGTGCTCAGAGCCGCCCGCGGTCCCGACATCGACCTCGTCCACGCCAACTACGGGTTGACCGCGCCGGCGGCGCTGGCACAGCCGGTGCGACCGGTCGTCCTCTCGCTGTGGGGGTCGGACCTGCTGGGTCCCTACGGGACACTCAGCGAGCAGTGCGCCCGCTTCGCCGACGAGGTGGTCGTCATGTCCGAGGAGATGGCCGGCGCCCTCGACCGCGACACGACGGTCGTCCCTCACGGGATCGACACCGACCGCTTCGCCCCCGAACCCCGCGAGGCGGCCGTCGACGCGGTCGACTGGGACCCCGACGCCAGGCACGTCCTCTTCCCGTACGACACCGGGCGGACCGAGAAGAACTACCCGCGCGCCGAGCGGGTGGTCGAGCGGGCGCGGACCGCGGTCGACGCGCCCGTCGAGCTCCACGCGGTCTCGGGCGTGCCCCACGAGGCGGTGCCGACGTACATGAACGCCGCCGACGCCATGCTTCTGACCTCCGAGCGCGAGGGGTCGCCCAACGCCGTCAAGGAGGCGCTCTCGTGTAACCTGCCGGTCGTCGCGACGCCCGTCGGCGACGTGCCCGACCTGCTCTCGGGGGCCGAGTGCTCGGCGGTCGCCGACACCGACGCGGGGCTGGCCGACGCGCTGGCCGCGGCGCTCGCGCGGACGACCGAACCCACGGGCCGTAAACGCGCCCGGGAGTTCGGCCTCGACCGCATGGGCGAGGACCTGCTGGGCGTCTACGAGCGCGCGCTCGGCGGGGACGACGGCGGGATCGACGGCGACGACGGCGCGCTCGACGGGGAGGTGACCGCCGCATGA
- a CDS encoding coiled-coil protein yields the protein MADSIDESKNVSVTDDDLENKSKGELIKLAGQLRDRRNELNQMASERASERDDLNAKTREKVDEAQEHREKRDELNQQVQEHKEKRNELNAEANELFDEVEEQRDELELDEGKDIEQLEDEIEDLEFKQQTEVLSAEDERELIEKIEEKREKLAEKKEKLNQGGDLEQLKEEAEEIRSEASKHHQKVTELADEAQEHHNQMIEAYREADDIRDEADEMHEKFVEAQEAADQHHEDFVRVQKRLRELDKKEEEEEREARQEKEEAAREEAEEIYQKFKEGETLDTEDLMKLQKTGLL from the coding sequence ATGGCAGACTCGATAGACGAATCCAAGAACGTATCGGTCACAGACGACGATCTCGAGAACAAGTCCAAGGGCGAGCTCATCAAGCTCGCGGGACAGCTCCGGGATCGACGGAACGAACTCAACCAGATGGCCTCCGAGCGGGCCTCCGAGCGCGACGACCTGAACGCGAAGACCCGCGAGAAGGTCGACGAGGCCCAGGAACACCGCGAGAAGCGCGACGAGCTCAACCAGCAGGTCCAGGAGCACAAGGAGAAGCGCAACGAGCTCAACGCCGAGGCCAACGAGCTGTTCGACGAGGTCGAGGAGCAGCGCGACGAGCTCGAGCTCGACGAGGGCAAGGACATCGAGCAGCTCGAGGACGAGATCGAGGACCTGGAGTTCAAACAGCAGACGGAGGTCCTCTCCGCCGAGGACGAGCGCGAGCTCATCGAGAAGATCGAGGAGAAGCGCGAGAAGCTCGCCGAGAAGAAGGAGAAGCTCAACCAGGGCGGCGACCTCGAACAGCTCAAGGAGGAAGCCGAGGAGATCCGCTCGGAGGCCTCCAAGCACCACCAGAAGGTCACCGAACTCGCGGACGAGGCCCAGGAGCACCACAACCAGATGATCGAGGCCTACCGCGAGGCCGACGACATCCGCGACGAGGCCGACGAGATGCACGAGAAGTTCGTGGAGGCCCAGGAGGCCGCCGACCAGCACCACGAGGACTTCGTGCGCGTCCAGAAGCGCCTGCGCGAGCTCGACAAGAAGGAAGAGGAGGAGGAGCGGGAGGCCCGCCAGGAGAAGGAAGAGGCCGCCCGCGAGGAGGCCGAGGAGATCTACCAGAAGTTCAAGGAAGGCGAGACCCTCGACACCGAGGACCTGATGAAGCTCCAGAAGACGGGGCTGCTGTAA
- a CDS encoding endonuclease III domain-containing protein, with product MTEDPEPQENISGGAAGGGEAVAFEPGDADTRAEAVVDRLGDIYWQKAYGGRDGFECLVRTILSQNTSDVASQPAHDALMDRYGPDGEAGGDDLSESLAEADQQTLAETISSAGLYNQKSERIIALAERVCEAYGGADGFDEFVKTGDPDEVRETLLEMNGVGPKTADCVLLFSGGRGGVFPVDTHVHRIARRMGLAPADADHEGVREALEAAVPEGKCGFGHTAMIQFGREYCSARKPACLDDPEACPLAGLCDRVGVTPATGEVVDPAEAAAD from the coding sequence ATGACCGAGGACCCGGAACCGCAGGAGAACATCAGCGGCGGCGCCGCCGGCGGCGGCGAGGCCGTGGCCTTCGAGCCCGGCGACGCCGACACCCGGGCGGAGGCCGTCGTCGACCGCCTCGGCGACATCTACTGGCAGAAGGCCTACGGCGGCCGCGACGGCTTCGAGTGTCTCGTCCGCACGATCCTGAGCCAGAACACCTCCGACGTGGCGAGCCAGCCGGCCCACGACGCCCTGATGGACCGCTACGGGCCGGACGGCGAGGCCGGCGGCGACGACCTGTCCGAGTCGCTCGCGGAAGCGGACCAGCAGACTCTCGCCGAGACCATCTCCTCGGCGGGACTGTACAACCAGAAGTCCGAGCGCATTATCGCACTGGCCGAGCGGGTCTGCGAGGCGTACGGCGGCGCCGACGGCTTCGACGAGTTCGTCAAGACGGGCGACCCGGACGAGGTCCGCGAGACGCTGCTGGAGATGAACGGCGTCGGGCCGAAGACGGCCGACTGCGTCCTGCTGTTCTCGGGCGGCCGCGGCGGCGTCTTCCCCGTCGACACGCACGTCCACCGGATCGCCCGGCGGATGGGGCTGGCGCCCGCCGACGCCGACCACGAGGGCGTCCGCGAGGCGCTGGAGGCCGCGGTCCCCGAGGGGAAGTGCGGCTTCGGCCACACCGCGATGATCCAGTTCGGCCGGGAGTACTGCTCGGCGCGCAAGCCGGCCTGTCTCGACGACCCGGAGGCCTGTCCGCTCGCGGGTCTCTGCGACCGGGTCGGGGTCACGCCGGCGACGGGAGAGGTGGTCGACCCGGCCGAAGCGGCCGCCGACTGA
- a CDS encoding oligosaccharide flippase family protein codes for MDLRDSVLKLFSGSIVLALVEFAAIAWFTQTLGTGPMGSFFVFQAVVGMLGIPIDLGVSKASEKQLSADGATGEILTTAACTKGLLMLPWIGALVLLAPRVESYVDVAGVVPLVVLGLLAAQSRGLTLRLLAGQMRVDKNAALKVLGKLTWVAVGVALVEYGWGAKALIVAYSAGRFATALGALVRMDLAVGLPSLSRARSLVDFGRYVFVGNVGGFVYQWMDVAILRLFVGVELVGAYEIAWRVASVAMMLTEAIRTSLFPQISEWHAEDRLDRIESAFEQWLQIPLYLTIPAFAGAVVLGREVLGTLFGPETVVAYPVLVVFMTEKILRSVQLVLGPSLFAMDKPSLGYRGSMAAIVTNLVLNLALVPQFGILGAAVATTLSAATAAVVALTYVTRFVDVVVPWRRVGWSVGSAAIMGLSVYALRPHLPTGWQRVALGVGAGVAVYALLLLAHGGIRLEMRGALEDVTGSWS; via the coding sequence ATGGACCTGCGCGACTCCGTCCTGAAGCTGTTCTCCGGCAGCATCGTCCTCGCCTTGGTCGAGTTCGCCGCGATCGCCTGGTTCACGCAGACGCTCGGCACCGGCCCCATGGGGTCGTTTTTCGTCTTCCAGGCGGTCGTCGGGATGCTCGGCATCCCGATCGACCTCGGCGTCTCGAAGGCCAGCGAGAAACAGCTCTCCGCCGATGGGGCGACCGGCGAGATCCTCACGACCGCCGCCTGCACGAAGGGGTTGCTGATGCTCCCGTGGATCGGCGCGCTGGTGTTGCTGGCTCCCCGCGTCGAGTCGTACGTCGACGTGGCCGGCGTCGTCCCGCTGGTGGTCCTCGGACTGCTCGCCGCTCAGAGCCGCGGGCTGACCCTGCGGCTGCTCGCCGGGCAGATGCGCGTCGACAAGAACGCCGCGCTGAAGGTGCTCGGCAAGCTCACGTGGGTCGCGGTGGGCGTCGCGCTCGTCGAGTACGGCTGGGGGGCGAAGGCGCTCATCGTCGCCTACAGCGCCGGGCGGTTCGCGACGGCGCTGGGCGCGCTCGTCCGGATGGACCTGGCGGTGGGGCTGCCCAGCCTCTCGCGGGCCCGGAGCCTCGTCGACTTCGGCCGGTACGTGTTCGTCGGGAACGTCGGCGGCTTCGTCTACCAGTGGATGGACGTGGCGATCCTCCGGCTGTTCGTCGGGGTCGAACTCGTCGGCGCCTACGAGATCGCCTGGCGGGTCGCCAGCGTCGCGATGATGCTCACCGAGGCGATCCGCACCTCCCTGTTCCCCCAGATCTCCGAGTGGCACGCCGAGGACCGCCTCGACCGGATCGAGTCGGCCTTCGAGCAGTGGCTGCAGATCCCGCTGTACCTGACGATCCCCGCGTTCGCCGGCGCGGTCGTCCTCGGCCGGGAGGTCCTCGGCACGCTGTTCGGCCCGGAGACGGTCGTCGCCTACCCGGTCCTGGTCGTCTTCATGACCGAGAAGATCCTGCGGTCGGTCCAGCTGGTGTTGGGCCCGTCGCTGTTCGCGATGGACAAGCCCAGCCTGGGCTATCGGGGGAGCATGGCGGCCATCGTGACGAACCTCGTGCTGAACCTCGCGCTGGTGCCGCAGTTCGGCATCCTGGGGGCCGCGGTCGCAACGACGCTGTCGGCGGCGACCGCCGCGGTCGTCGCGCTCACCTACGTCACGCGCTTCGTCGACGTGGTCGTCCCCTGGCGGCGGGTCGGCTGGAGCGTCGGGTCGGCTGCGATCATGGGGCTGTCCGTCTACGCCCTGCGGCCGCACCTCCCGACCGGCTGGCAGCGCGTCGCCCTCGGCGTCGGGGCGGGCGTCGCCGTCTACGCGCTCCTGTTGCTCGCCCACGGGGGGATCCGCCTGGAGATGCGCGGCGCGCTCGAAGACGTGACCGGGTCGTGGTCCTGA
- a CDS encoding DUF1616 domain-containing protein, with protein sequence MSLQSSARGGVADLALVVAGVAAFDLVVALSVDVPALRLALGLPVVLLAPGYAVVAALYPRGGGRADPRRPRATASPADGSSVDAIDPAVRAGLTVVASVAVVAAVALAVNASPWPIRPLPALAGLTLATLAAVAAAAYRRRRVPAHLRYAPSLPLGSVAGAFRPRLSATFVLAVLLVASAVGATAVLATTDTNGAGTDEQFTEFAVLTQNATGEYVTANYTDAVDANRSLYFEVASDEGERTDYTVVLVRETVVREDNVTTVRSATRQARAELSLRDGAVRYLAFEPEPAPGDAPSRLRAYLYRGDAPEVPSRASAYRSLQVWYTDDPIEEATAAANATAANATAGNATAANATVRNGTAAGNVTAAGNGTSADDATTTDGGSPFGDVTAPLAARD encoded by the coding sequence ATGAGTCTCCAGTCATCCGCACGCGGCGGCGTCGCCGACCTCGCGCTGGTCGTCGCGGGCGTCGCCGCCTTCGACCTCGTCGTCGCGCTGTCGGTCGACGTGCCCGCCCTGCGGCTCGCGCTGGGGCTGCCCGTCGTCCTGCTGGCGCCGGGCTACGCGGTCGTCGCCGCGCTGTACCCGCGCGGGGGCGGCCGGGCCGACCCCCGGCGGCCGCGCGCGACCGCCTCGCCCGCCGACGGCTCGTCCGTCGACGCGATCGACCCTGCCGTCCGGGCCGGGCTGACGGTCGTCGCGAGCGTCGCCGTCGTCGCCGCCGTCGCGCTGGCCGTCAACGCGAGCCCCTGGCCCATCCGACCGCTCCCGGCCCTCGCGGGGCTCACTCTCGCGACGCTGGCCGCCGTCGCCGCCGCCGCCTACCGGCGCCGGCGGGTGCCCGCGCACCTGCGCTACGCCCCGTCGCTCCCGCTGGGGTCGGTCGCCGGCGCCTTCCGCCCGCGGCTCTCGGCGACCTTCGTGCTCGCCGTCCTGCTGGTCGCCAGCGCCGTCGGCGCGACGGCCGTCCTCGCGACGACCGACACGAACGGGGCCGGGACCGACGAGCAGTTCACCGAGTTCGCCGTGCTGACGCAGAACGCCACCGGCGAGTACGTCACCGCCAACTACACCGACGCCGTCGACGCCAACCGGTCGCTGTACTTCGAGGTCGCCAGCGACGAGGGCGAGCGCACCGACTACACGGTCGTCCTCGTCCGCGAGACGGTCGTCCGCGAGGACAACGTGACCACCGTCCGCTCGGCGACGCGACAGGCCCGCGCGGAGCTCTCGCTGCGCGACGGCGCCGTCCGGTACCTCGCGTTCGAGCCCGAGCCGGCGCCCGGCGACGCGCCGAGCCGCCTGCGCGCGTACCTCTACCGCGGCGACGCGCCCGAGGTGCCCTCCCGCGCGTCGGCCTACCGCTCGCTACAGGTCTGGTACACCGACGACCCGATCGAGGAGGCGACCGCCGCCGCGAACGCGACGGCCGCGAACGCCACCGCCGGCAACGCCACGGCTGCGAACGCGACCGTCCGCAACGGAACCGCGGCCGGGAACGTGACCGCGGCCGGGAACGGAACTTCCGCGGACGACGCAACCACGACCGACGGCGGATCCCCGTTCGGCGACGTGACCGCTCCGCTCGCCGCGAGAGACTGA
- a CDS encoding sulfatase family protein, translating to MDSERPNVLFVCVDALRSDFAFGDYGADKPLFEFLEREGTAFDTMVAAASSTTPCVASYMTGTYPPEHGVLSLRDFSLSDGVTTLAEAFDAAGYDTSASVTGPITDDTGLDAGFDRYDYRERDTTVYTDWFDEYRRELAEAEGPWFRYLHLWEAHVHKDLPPDADDDEIDYDAAVRGVFEQLQRLLEVVDLSETVVAVTGDHGEAFRDGTWRHRASIVGFNQVPIPFTDKRTRNVRSDVYDQYLRPRGIETEEWYNSLRKASATEFPNAFHRIGHGYHVYDFLTRVPFAVAGPGIPAEGRVTDQVRSVDIFPTLLDAAGVDRPADVSGQDILSEPIEHRPAHVRAVGASGERERWLDGVRYDGWKYVQGRDRELCQLFDLESDPKELENVADDHPEVVERLRDIVDEHVARERQLETASVSEGAEQRMTSRLEDLGYL from the coding sequence ATGGACAGCGAGCGCCCCAACGTGTTGTTCGTCTGCGTCGACGCGCTGCGGAGCGACTTCGCCTTCGGCGACTACGGGGCCGACAAGCCCCTCTTCGAGTTCCTCGAACGCGAGGGGACGGCCTTCGACACGATGGTCGCCGCGGCGTCGTCGACGACGCCGTGCGTCGCCAGCTACATGACCGGCACCTACCCGCCCGAGCACGGCGTCCTCTCGCTGCGGGACTTCTCGCTCTCCGACGGCGTCACGACGCTCGCCGAGGCGTTCGACGCCGCCGGCTACGACACGTCGGCGTCGGTCACCGGCCCGATCACCGACGACACCGGCCTCGACGCGGGCTTCGACCGCTACGACTACCGCGAGCGCGACACCACCGTCTACACCGACTGGTTCGACGAGTACCGGCGCGAGCTCGCCGAGGCCGAGGGGCCGTGGTTCAGGTACCTCCACCTCTGGGAGGCCCACGTCCACAAGGACCTGCCGCCGGACGCCGACGACGACGAGATCGACTACGACGCGGCCGTCCGCGGCGTCTTCGAGCAGCTCCAGCGCCTCCTGGAGGTCGTCGACCTCTCGGAGACGGTCGTGGCGGTCACCGGCGACCACGGCGAGGCGTTCCGCGACGGCACCTGGCGCCACCGCGCCTCTATCGTCGGGTTCAACCAGGTCCCGATCCCCTTCACCGACAAGCGCACGCGCAACGTCCGCAGCGACGTGTACGACCAGTACCTCCGCCCGCGCGGCATCGAGACCGAGGAGTGGTACAACTCCCTGCGGAAGGCCAGCGCGACCGAGTTCCCCAACGCCTTCCACCGCATCGGCCACGGCTACCACGTCTACGACTTCCTCACGCGGGTCCCCTTCGCCGTCGCCGGCCCCGGGATTCCCGCCGAGGGCCGCGTGACCGACCAGGTCCGCTCGGTCGACATCTTCCCGACGCTGCTCGACGCGGCCGGCGTCGACCGGCCCGCCGACGTGTCCGGCCAGGACATCCTCTCGGAACCGATCGAACACCGGCCGGCGCACGTCCGCGCGGTCGGCGCCTCCGGCGAGCGCGAGCGGTGGCTCGACGGCGTCCGCTACGACGGCTGGAAGTACGTCCAGGGCCGCGACCGCGAGCTGTGCCAGCTGTTCGACCTCGAATCGGACCCGAAGGAGCTGGAGAACGTCGCCGACGACCACCCCGAGGTCGTCGAGCGACTGCGCGACATCGTCGACGAGCACGTCGCCCGCGAGCGCCAGCTGGAGACGGCGTCGGTCTCCGAGGGCGCCGAACAGCGGATGACCAGCCGGCTCGAAGACCTGGGCTACCTGTAA